The following are encoded in a window of Campylobacter sp. MIT 12-8780 genomic DNA:
- a CDS encoding WD40 repeat domain-containing protein: MPKALAILLLSLSLSLALEAEVFKKTQDHSNIMSLSKADEILLIGTDLGSVELFDLKEKKSAFYLQLAKIENYYEKNVSPRVFSLDMQKDKVLILSEASFGGKNLNLLDQNKKLQSKKLAFDSAKKAFLLDDDKVLLALSSARLILLDFSNLKVLKEYIFSHSSLNDAALNEDKSKLVAGFESGEVKLFDLKSWQEVANFDQIHKDSVYSVDFKNSSVLSCATDRKVGLVQNGVQRFIERDFLIYTCALSANASVFAFGDSSKNTLEIFSSSNLKRIKAFENLNFSLEHILFLDEKTLLVSGYNDTILIFTLNEG, from the coding sequence ATGCCAAAAGCTCTTGCTATCTTGCTTTTAAGCCTAAGTTTATCTTTAGCCTTAGAAGCTGAAGTGTTTAAAAAAACTCAAGATCATTCAAATATAATGAGCTTGAGTAAAGCAGATGAAATTTTACTCATCGGCACGGATTTAGGTAGTGTAGAGCTTTTTGACTTAAAAGAAAAAAAGAGTGCGTTTTATCTTCAACTTGCAAAGATAGAAAATTATTATGAAAAAAATGTCTCGCCACGCGTTTTTAGTCTTGATATGCAAAAAGATAAGGTGCTTATCTTAAGCGAGGCTTCATTTGGTGGAAAAAACCTAAATTTACTTGATCAAAACAAAAAGCTACAAAGCAAAAAGCTTGCTTTTGATTCTGCAAAAAAAGCCTTTTTACTTGATGATGATAAGGTTTTACTTGCTCTTTCTTCAGCGCGTTTAATCTTGCTTGATTTTTCAAATTTAAAAGTGCTAAAAGAGTATATTTTTTCACATTCTAGCTTAAATGATGCTGCATTGAATGAAGATAAAAGCAAGCTTGTAGCTGGCTTTGAAAGCGGAGAAGTCAAGCTTTTTGATCTAAAAAGCTGGCAAGAAGTTGCTAATTTTGATCAAATTCACAAAGATAGTGTATATAGTGTGGATTTTAAAAACTCAAGCGTTTTAAGTTGTGCTACTGATAGAAAAGTGGGGCTTGTGCAAAATGGCGTGCAACGTTTTATAGAAAGGGATTTTCTTATCTATACTTGTGCTTTAAGTGCTAATGCAAGCGTATTTGCTTTTGGCGATAGTAGCAAAAATACACTTGAAATTTTCTCTAGCTCAAATCTAAAAAGAATAAAAGCTTTTGAAAATCTTAATTTTTCACTCGAACACATACTTTTTTTAGATGAAAAAACTTTACTTGTTTCAGGATATAATGATACAATTTTAATTTTTACACTCAATGAAGGATAA
- a CDS encoding nitrate reductase cytochrome c-type subunit — translation MKKKIIMLACVCALTFIACQDKKESTSSALSSDEIGIRKTSVENENNVVLPDANFTTLQPGESNLIERSFENAPPLVPHSIEDMLPITRENNMCLSCHDKAIAADVGATAMPMTHYFDFQAGKATGDEVSNERFNCTQCHVPQSNAKPLVGNTFKPEFKSEEAKKRSNLIDALNEGVK, via the coding sequence ATGAAAAAGAAAATTATAATGTTAGCGTGTGTGTGTGCTTTAACTTTCATCGCTTGTCAAGATAAAAAAGAAAGCACAAGTTCAGCACTAAGTTCTGATGAGATAGGCATAAGAAAAACAAGCGTTGAAAACGAAAACAATGTTGTTTTACCTGATGCAAATTTCACTACTTTGCAACCGGGCGAATCAAATTTGATCGAACGATCATTTGAAAACGCTCCACCGCTTGTGCCTCATAGCATTGAGGATATGCTTCCTATCACAAGGGAAAATAATATGTGCTTAAGCTGCCACGACAAAGCAATTGCTGCCGATGTAGGTGCTACAGCTATGCCTATGACTCATTATTTTGACTTTCAAGCAGGTAAAGCAACTGGCGATGAAGTAAGTAACGAAAGATTTAACTGCACCCAATGCCATGTGCCTCAAAGTAATGCAAAACCTTTGGTTGGAAACACTTTCAAGCCAGAGTTTAAAAGCGAAGAAGCAAAGAAAAGATCAAATCTCATCGATGCCTTAAACGAAGGGGTAAAATAA
- a CDS encoding chaperone NapD — translation MNISSVLIIAKKEHQDKLLKEIKLIKDCSVELNENDKIIVIIESECLDDELKAYKSLEALKNIISINMVFSYQDLDEDIQKASEGKNLLEKLEKKENAKDIEYYGNIFQKY, via the coding sequence ATGAATATCTCAAGCGTTTTAATCATAGCAAAAAAAGAACACCAAGATAAGCTTTTAAAAGAGATTAAGCTCATCAAAGACTGCAGCGTCGAGCTTAATGAAAATGACAAAATCATCGTAATCATTGAAAGTGAGTGCTTAGATGATGAGCTAAAAGCATACAAAAGCTTAGAAGCCTTAAAAAATATCATCAGCATAAATATGGTTTTTTCTTATCAAGACTTAGATGAAGATATTCAAAAAGCAAGTGAAGGCAAAAACTTGCTTGAAAAACTTGAAAAGAAAGAAAATGCAAAAGATATAGAGTATTATGGAAATATCTTTCAAAAATACTAA